A window of Aricia agestis chromosome 3, ilAriAges1.1, whole genome shotgun sequence contains these coding sequences:
- the LOC121725433 gene encoding nucleoporin NDC1, which produces MEDKSEIFSKRLLKAVILNIVLQCVLAVILVLLIQVEFLHPISWITSTLNDIFSWKMSLNVILLLLISFFQAYIYGTYYTMQIPKYFTRFAIFIHMFSLQNIIFMILYSLNGYFALSLYSSLAKGNYNVLKKNCEKYDGQCLTEQSLFLQFGGMWMGLFYFLNNHILSKSVLVFPHIYQEKFQQIKLVISNILATGFQHSIMPVIYYCIFYYLWGSKPRSVVSEVYGLYLEDPPLDNIINLLSSGIWIGLWFYTSLFFISVYTMKTVFNIVLTEPMKFPVQSNSAQNLASVLSGGAHFSGHLAAQDLKILSMTDPARRAEIFTLSQPGGHPRNWKNILDNCLHMINKFTSDLDSLSAEPKDGNYLQNKTLLNNTIPSTPLSPYSGTIRNMAQSPYLYKLQDESKSKQENVVVVKMKEEFNIFLKKLCQKPGINYLFGELTDTKLRCILIEAQPVMWTCEGLAHLTAASLKEDNYGLVQNDLPVIITSLINLKQSLDKLTKPGLVPRKHILNDSFTLKTKAAMLSSVKRSLYKIILTFSKYINEISLEPDILAVTQTFLLCKES; this is translated from the coding sequence ATGGAAGACAAAAGCGAAATATTTTCCAAAAGACTACTAAAGGCTGTAATTCTTAATATAGTTTTACAATGTGTGCTAGCCGTAATTCTGGTGTTGCTTATCCAAGTCGAATTTCTTCATCCTATTTCTTGGATAACATCCACATTAAATGATATATTTAGCTGGAAGATGAGTCTGAACGTTATACTTCTGCTGTTGATATCGTTTTTTCAAGCTTATATCTACGGAACTTATTACACCATGCAAATTCCTAAATATTTTACCAGATTTGCAATTTTTATCCACATGTTCTCATtgcaaaacattattttcatgatattatattcactCAATGGATATTTTGCGCTGAGTTTATATTCGTCTCTGGCAAAGGGCAATTATAATGTTCTGAAAAAGAATTGTGAAAAGTATGATGGTCAATGTCTCACAGAGCAAAGTCTCTTCCTGCAATTTGGTGGAATGTGGAtgggattattttattttttaaataaccaCATACTTAGTAAATCAGTGCTAGTTTTTCCGCATATTTATCAAGagaaatttcaacaaataaaacTGGTCATATCTAATATACTGGCTACAGGATTTCAGCATTCAATAATGCCCGTAATTTATTACTGTATCTTCTATTACTTGTGGGGAAGTAAACCAAGATCGGTAGTTTCTGAAGTCTATGGTCTATACTTGGAAGACCCACCACTggacaatataattaatttattatcttcTGGCATTTGGATTGGACTATGGTTTTATACAAGTCTGTTTTTCATATCTGTGTACACAATGAAAACTGTGTTCAACATAGTTCTTACAGAACCTATGAAGTTTCCCGTTCAGTCTAATAGTGCACAAAACTTGGCTAGTGTACTATCAGGAGGAGCCCACTTTTCTGGACACCTGGCCGCGCAAGATTTGAAAATTCTGTCAATGACAGACCCAGCAAGAAGAGCTGAAATATTCACCCTCTCTCAGCCAGGGGGCCATCCAAGGAATTGGAAGAATATTTTAGATAACTGCCTTCACATGATCAACAAGTTCACCAGTGACCTGGACAGTTTAAGTGCTGAGCCAAAGGATGGTAATTACttgcaaaataaaacattactgaATAACACAATCCCTAGTACACCTTTATCACCATACTCGGGAACTATTAGGAATATGGCCCAGTCACCGTACTTATACAAGTTACAGGATGAAAGCAAAAGTAAGCAAGAAAATGTTGTAGTGGTAAAAATGAAAGAGGAGTTTAATATATTTCTAAAGAAACTCTGCCAAAAACCAGGAATCAATTACTTGTTTGGTGAACTGACCGATACTAAACTGAGATGCATCCTCATAGAAGCTCAACCAGTAATGTGGACTTGCGAGGGACTGGCCCATTTAACAGCAGCCTCATTAAAGGAAGACAATTATGGTCTGGTCCAGAATGATTTACCAGTCATTATAACCTCTCTCATCAATCTAAAGCAGAGCTTAGACAAATTAACGAAGCCTGGTTTGGTCCCTAGGAAGCATATTTTAAATGATTCCTTTACACTCAAAACTAAAGCTGCAATGCTTTCATCCGTAAAAagaagtttgtataaaattattctCACTTTTTCCAAGTACATCAATGAAATATCTCTCGAACCTGACATATTGGCAGTTACACAAACATTTTTACTGTGCAAAGAGTCATAA